A single Entelurus aequoreus isolate RoL-2023_Sb linkage group LG11, RoL_Eaeq_v1.1, whole genome shotgun sequence DNA region contains:
- the LOC133659907 gene encoding GTP-binding protein 10-like isoform X3 codes for MDKEILVPVGVTVTTDKGKIIGDLNAKGDRLMVAKGGHGGSLSSSFLPSKGQSRQIKLDLKLIADMGLVGFPNAGKSSLLTVLSNATPQIANYPFTTLQPEIGKLLYDDHKQISVADLPGLIEGAHMNKGMGHKFLKHVERTKHLLFVVDVCGFQLASQTAFRSAFEAVQLLTKELELYKEELVNKPALLVVNKMDLPSAEENLEQLKEQLLNPEDYCRTLLPTDLIPKGHMTFRHVVPVSTTTGFGVDRLKGLIRESLQEADAMDTEPFRQERLQLLRRSL; via the exons ATGGACAAAGAGATTTTGGTTCCAGTGGGTGTCACAGTCACCACAGATAAAGGCAAGATAATTG GAGACCTTAATGCAAAGGGTGATCGTTTGATGGTGGCCAAAGGAGGACACGGAGGATCTTTGTCCTCTTCTTTTCTGCCCAGTAAAGGCCAGTCAAGGCAGATCAAATTAGACCTCAAACTCATCGCTGACATGGGCCTTGTTGG GTTCCCAAATGCGGGCAAGTCGTCCCTGCTGACAGTTTTGTCTAATGCCACCCCTCAGATAGCCAATTACCCTT tcACAACGTTGCAGCCTGAGATTGGTAAATTATTATATGATGACCACAAGCAG ATCTCAGTCGCGGACCTCCCAGGTTTGATTGAAGGTGCACACATGAACAAAGGAATGGGACACAAGTTCCTTAAGCATGTGGAGAGAACCAAGCACCTTCTCTTTGTG gttgATGTTTGCGGATTCCAGCTCGCGAGTCAAACAGCGTTCAGGTCGGCCTTTGAAGCGGTGCAGCTCCTCACTAAG GAGCTAGAGTTGTACAAGGAGGAGCTTGTGAACAAACCAGCACTGCTGGTAGTCAACAAGATGGATCTGCCGTCTGCTGAAGAGAACCTGGAGCAGCTAAAAGAGCAGCTACTAAACCCAGAAG ATTACTGCAGGACATTGCTGCCCACTGACTTGATACCAAAGGGTCACATGACATTCAGGCACGTGGTTCCTGTCTCCACTACTACCGGGTTTGGTGTGGACCGATTGAAAGGTTTAATTCGGGAGTCGCTCCAGGAGGCAGACGCCATGGATACTGAGCCCTTCCGTCAGGAAAGACTGCAGCTGCTGAGGCGATCACTGTAG
- the LOC133659907 gene encoding GTP-binding protein 10-like isoform X1, translating into MTAIPNMVQLSRVCLRKYGHFVDNIRLYVRAGTGGMGLPRLGGYGGQGGNVLLVATENMTLKRIKDKHPHKRFLAGVGANSSVRSLKGESGMDKEILVPVGVTVTTDKGKIIGDLNAKGDRLMVAKGGHGGSLSSSFLPSKGQSRQIKLDLKLIADMGLVGFPNAGKSSLLTVLSNATPQIANYPFTTLQPEIGKLLYDDHKQISVADLPGLIEGAHMNKGMGHKFLKHVERTKHLLFVVDVCGFQLASQTAFRSAFEAVQLLTKELELYKEELVNKPALLVVNKMDLPSAEENLEQLKEQLLNPEDYCRTLLPTDLIPKGHMTFRHVVPVSTTTGFGVDRLKGLIRESLQEADAMDTEPFRQERLQLLRRSL; encoded by the exons ATGACCGCCATACCAAACATGGTTCAACTGAGTAGAGTTTGCCTCCGGAAA TATGGACATTTTGTGGACAACATCCGCCTGTATGTCCGCGCAGGCACAGGTGGTATGGGTTTGCCTCGCCTTGGGGGGTACGGAGGACAGGGTGGAAATGTCTTGTTGGTCGCCACAGAGAACATGACATTGAAGAGGATCAAAGACAAGCACCCTCATAAACGGTTTCTAGCTGGCGTAGGAGCGAACAGCAG TGTGCGTTCCCTGAAAGGTGAAAGCGGAATGGACAAAGAGATTTTGGTTCCAGTGGGTGTCACAGTCACCACAGATAAAGGCAAGATAATTG GAGACCTTAATGCAAAGGGTGATCGTTTGATGGTGGCCAAAGGAGGACACGGAGGATCTTTGTCCTCTTCTTTTCTGCCCAGTAAAGGCCAGTCAAGGCAGATCAAATTAGACCTCAAACTCATCGCTGACATGGGCCTTGTTGG GTTCCCAAATGCGGGCAAGTCGTCCCTGCTGACAGTTTTGTCTAATGCCACCCCTCAGATAGCCAATTACCCTT tcACAACGTTGCAGCCTGAGATTGGTAAATTATTATATGATGACCACAAGCAG ATCTCAGTCGCGGACCTCCCAGGTTTGATTGAAGGTGCACACATGAACAAAGGAATGGGACACAAGTTCCTTAAGCATGTGGAGAGAACCAAGCACCTTCTCTTTGTG gttgATGTTTGCGGATTCCAGCTCGCGAGTCAAACAGCGTTCAGGTCGGCCTTTGAAGCGGTGCAGCTCCTCACTAAG GAGCTAGAGTTGTACAAGGAGGAGCTTGTGAACAAACCAGCACTGCTGGTAGTCAACAAGATGGATCTGCCGTCTGCTGAAGAGAACCTGGAGCAGCTAAAAGAGCAGCTACTAAACCCAGAAG ATTACTGCAGGACATTGCTGCCCACTGACTTGATACCAAAGGGTCACATGACATTCAGGCACGTGGTTCCTGTCTCCACTACTACCGGGTTTGGTGTGGACCGATTGAAAGGTTTAATTCGGGAGTCGCTCCAGGAGGCAGACGCCATGGATACTGAGCCCTTCCGTCAGGAAAGACTGCAGCTGCTGAGGCGATCACTGTAG
- the LOC133659907 gene encoding GTP-binding protein 10-like isoform X2, translating into MGLPRLGGYGGQGGNVLLVATENMTLKRIKDKHPHKRFLAGVGANSSVRSLKGESGMDKEILVPVGVTVTTDKGKIIGDLNAKGDRLMVAKGGHGGSLSSSFLPSKGQSRQIKLDLKLIADMGLVGFPNAGKSSLLTVLSNATPQIANYPFTTLQPEIGKLLYDDHKQISVADLPGLIEGAHMNKGMGHKFLKHVERTKHLLFVVDVCGFQLASQTAFRSAFEAVQLLTKELELYKEELVNKPALLVVNKMDLPSAEENLEQLKEQLLNPEDYCRTLLPTDLIPKGHMTFRHVVPVSTTTGFGVDRLKGLIRESLQEADAMDTEPFRQERLQLLRRSL; encoded by the exons ATGGGTTTGCCTCGCCTTGGGGGGTACGGAGGACAGGGTGGAAATGTCTTGTTGGTCGCCACAGAGAACATGACATTGAAGAGGATCAAAGACAAGCACCCTCATAAACGGTTTCTAGCTGGCGTAGGAGCGAACAGCAG TGTGCGTTCCCTGAAAGGTGAAAGCGGAATGGACAAAGAGATTTTGGTTCCAGTGGGTGTCACAGTCACCACAGATAAAGGCAAGATAATTG GAGACCTTAATGCAAAGGGTGATCGTTTGATGGTGGCCAAAGGAGGACACGGAGGATCTTTGTCCTCTTCTTTTCTGCCCAGTAAAGGCCAGTCAAGGCAGATCAAATTAGACCTCAAACTCATCGCTGACATGGGCCTTGTTGG GTTCCCAAATGCGGGCAAGTCGTCCCTGCTGACAGTTTTGTCTAATGCCACCCCTCAGATAGCCAATTACCCTT tcACAACGTTGCAGCCTGAGATTGGTAAATTATTATATGATGACCACAAGCAG ATCTCAGTCGCGGACCTCCCAGGTTTGATTGAAGGTGCACACATGAACAAAGGAATGGGACACAAGTTCCTTAAGCATGTGGAGAGAACCAAGCACCTTCTCTTTGTG gttgATGTTTGCGGATTCCAGCTCGCGAGTCAAACAGCGTTCAGGTCGGCCTTTGAAGCGGTGCAGCTCCTCACTAAG GAGCTAGAGTTGTACAAGGAGGAGCTTGTGAACAAACCAGCACTGCTGGTAGTCAACAAGATGGATCTGCCGTCTGCTGAAGAGAACCTGGAGCAGCTAAAAGAGCAGCTACTAAACCCAGAAG ATTACTGCAGGACATTGCTGCCCACTGACTTGATACCAAAGGGTCACATGACATTCAGGCACGTGGTTCCTGTCTCCACTACTACCGGGTTTGGTGTGGACCGATTGAAAGGTTTAATTCGGGAGTCGCTCCAGGAGGCAGACGCCATGGATACTGAGCCCTTCCGTCAGGAAAGACTGCAGCTGCTGAGGCGATCACTGTAG